From the Montipora capricornis isolate CH-2021 chromosome 2, ASM3666992v2, whole genome shotgun sequence genome, one window contains:
- the LOC138038377 gene encoding uncharacterized protein, translating to MTDRAKMSFSVVMDKLEELYFVASNSNCFKEIYEQGLINFLRDLSVQQNRNLDFELLALTVVQKLYQSLDTVHCQYLRTITDVLIVEDSLLVKLLKYLGHKNQHVVFSAAKAITVILQRLPKRTTGVEWTRALFDFILTGNEFDNRWSSLYAMEILRKLLKVSRANHKRREHSGISQCYERQQESHCQHNVQDVQSGTIPRNELAELLLDSLNLQHVFFQYVPFLVRPNGVYSFVKLCQDNSTAYDIVVFQASLKLGEAIHDQENNIVKQDTISGKRENNFVAFLRFVVEVVKHVHVRETYGPCGKDCDDELSTRGSLSSKLQQNNEEVMTESSSNLKSQEVFHFKDQAEKTGCLGIKNSTINQLCTVVAILIQYLHCHRLPSPIFKKILEVVKQVQSLPRLSLFYRKSECAKFEKIQRISAVSFLCLFECCFLNKLPKCSGYEGFCGTEIMSFSNHNAHQHAQRTDVVALRTASLAFIKSCFVGLKAVSKREGSSFFEQLVLTCLTSWCVHIVSLGHDIMCTTNVTTIQYSSPSKFCSLLVVLFCDQDDELVEVLLLLLLLHQGMHRDISRSETVTNLQDQLNPHLLFFKFVQSIEFDHSVLLDLLISSETRFLEYIVHYLHFVIDDWKWFSHCVVTFEQEQISSEAVKPTWNDVRTDLAYALNKYAFPPDKSAQFYSQELNPKEAVSEIQEEKLVEQEKGVWKNEEFDSIETLSSVIFERNWKSDCHSESACVQLRSRSFDKLRSHPECNSLKMDHVGKTRNSLESISVLYSSSDESDNGIEDNINVCHDSTETVCLSHNLENMMTMLIRLRIAVVRLSSGGHFPYDASPLISLIETVEKYYDDC from the exons ATGACAGACCGAGCTAAAATGTCCTTTTCTGTAGTTATGGATAAACTCGAAGAGCTGTATTTTGTAGCATCAAATAgcaattgttttaaagaaatttacgaACAAGGACTAATCAATTTCTTAAGGGATCTAAGCGTTCAACAAAACAGGAATTTGGATTTTGAGTTGTTGGCATTGACTGTGGTCCAGAAATTGTACCAAAGCCTTGATACAGTTCATTGCCAATACTTGAGGACCATTACCGATGTTCTTATCGTGGAAGACTCTCTATTGGTCAAGTTGTTGAAATATTTGGGTCACAAAAACCAACATGTCGTGTTTTCTGCTGCTAAAGCAATTACAGTAATTTTGCAAAGACTCCCCAAACGTACAACTGGTGTAGAATGGACAAGAGCGctgtttgatttcattttaacagggaacgaATTCGACAACCGTTGGAGCAGCCTTTATGCAATGGAAATATTAAGAAAGCTTCTCAAAGTTTCCAGGGCCAACCATAAGAGAAGAGAACATTCCGGTATTTCCCAATGTTACGAAAGACAGCAAGAATCACATTGCCAACATAATGTACAGGATGTACAGAGTGGCACAATTCCAAGAAACGAATTGGCGGAGTTACTTTTAGATAGCTTAAATTTACAGCATGTTTTTTTCCAGTATGTTCCATTTCTTGTACGACCAAATGGAGTCTATTCTTTTGTGAAATTATGTCAGGATAATAGTACTGCTTATGATATTGTTGTGTTCCAGGCCAGTCTTAAACTTGGTGAAGCAATTCATGATCAAGAAAATAACATTGTGAAGCAAGACACCATCAgtggaaaaagagaaaataattttgttgCTTTCCTGCGCTTTGTTGTGGAGGTTGTCAAACATGTTCATGTCAGAGAAACGTATGGTCCTTGTGGTAAAGATTGTGATGATGAATTGTCTACAAGAGGTTCTCTCAGCtctaaattacaacaaaacaatgaGGAAGTGATGACTGAATCTAGCAGTAATTTGAAAAGTCAAGAGGTCTTTCATTTCAAAGATCAAGCTGAGAAAACAGGATGCCTGGGGATTAAAAACTCCACTATCAACCAACTTTGCACAGTCGTAGCAATTTTAATTCAATATCTTCATTGTCATAGACTGCCATCCCCAATTTTTAAGAAGATCCTGGAAGTTGTGAAGCAAGTACAATCTCTGCCAAGGTTGTCTTTGTTTTATCGTAAATCTGAGTgtgcaaaatttgaaaagattcaAAGAATTTCTGCTGTctcctttctttgtctttttgaaTGTTGCTTCCTCAATAAACTACCAAAATGCTCTGGATATGAAGGATTCTGTGGAACAGAAATAATGTCATTCTCAAATCATAATGCACACCAACATGCACAACGTACAGATGTTGTTGCACTGCGAACAGCTTCCCTTGCTTTCATTAAGTCATGTTTTGTTGGGCTGAAGGCAGTCTCCAAAAGGGAAG GTTCATCATTTTTTGAGCAATTAGTCCTTACCTGCCTTACTTCATGGTGTGTTCACATTGTTTCTCTTGGTCATGACATAATGTGTACCACCAATGTCACCACCATTCAATATTCCAGTCCAAGCAAGTTTTGTTCCTTGTTGGTGGTACTTTTCTGTGATCAAGATGATGAGCTTGTTGAAGTTTTACTGTTACTTCTGCTTCTTCACCAAGGAATGCATAG GGATATCTCTCGCAGTGAAACTGTAACAAACCTTCAAGACCAGTTAAACCCACATTTGCTGTTCTTTAAGTTTGTGCAATCCATCGAGTTCGATCACTCTGTTCTTCTTGATCTCCTGATTTCGTCAGAGACGCGATTTCTGGAGTATATTGTTCACTATCTCCACTTTGTGATTGATGATTGGAAGTGGTTTAGCCACTGCGTGGTAACTTTTGAACAGGAACAAATCAGTAGTGAAGCTGTAAAACCTACTTGGAATGACGTACGCACAGACTTAGCATATGCGTTGAATAAGTATGCATTTCCTCCCGATAAAAGTGCTCAGTTTTATAGCCAAGAATTAAACCCGAAAGAGGCAGTATCTGAGATTCAGGAGGAAAAACTAGTTGAACAAGAGAAAGGCGTTTGGAAGAACGAGGAATTTGACAGCATTGAAACTTTGTCATCAGTCATTTTCGAAAGGAATTGGAAAAGTGACTGCCATTCAGAGTCAGCCTGTGTGCAGCTGCGGTCGCGTAGCTTTGATAAATTGCGTAGTCATCCAGAATGCAACTCTCTAAAAATGGACCACGTAGGGAAGACAAGAAATAGCTTGGAGAGCATTTCTGTCCTTTACTCTTCAAGCGATGAGTCGGACAATGGAATTGAAGATAATATCAATGTTTGTCATGACAGTACCGAGACAGTTTGTTTGTCTCACAATTTAGAGAATATGATGACAATGTTAATCAGACTAAGGATAGCTGTGGTACGTTTGTCAAGTGGCGGGCATTTCCCGTATGACGCATCACCATTAATATCACTTATTGAAACAGTGGAGAAATATTACGATGACTGTTGA